Sequence from the bacterium genome:
GCCAATGTAGTCGGCGGCGCCGGCGATGGTCATCAGAATGGGCTTGGGAATCTTGATGGGGATGGCCCAGGTGCCGAGCGCCTGACGGATCAGTTCCATCAGTTCGGCCAGTTCATACGAACGATCTTCTGCAATGTAAAACACCTGCCCATTGGCCCGGTCGTTGTCAAGCGCCAGCAGGGCGCCGTGCACGAGGTCTTGTACATGCACAATCGCGATTCGTTGCGGCTGCGGACCGAAGACCGGCTTGATGTGCCAGCCGACCGTTTGGAAAATGGCGAGAATGGCGGTGTCTTCGGGGCCATAGACCGACGGTGGGCGGATGGCGGTGACCGGCAGATGGTCGGCGCGGGCCATGACGGCGTTTTCGCCGGCGAGTTTGCTTTCACCATACGGCGTATGGGGAGCGGGCGGATCCTCCTCGGTCCTGGCCCGGTCGGATGGGCTGGGACCGCCGGCCGCCTGCGAGGATATATAAATGAAGCGTTTCAGACCGGGCGCGACCTCCTCGACGGCATCGAGGAGTTTGATCGTGCCGACGCAGTTGGCGTGGTGGTAGGCCTCCGGCGACGGGGCACGCACCAGGCCGGCATTATGAATGACGTACTGTGCGCCTTCGGCGCCGCGACGGAGGGCGAGGCGGTCATCCAGATCGCCGGTGATCCATTCCAGTTCGAGGCCCGCCAGACGCGAGCGATCGGCCTTCGGTCGGATCAAGACCCGCACACGGAAGCCGCGGTCAATCAAGGCACGGGTCAAATGCGAGCCGACAAACCCGTTGGCGCCGGTGAGGAAGACGATCGGGGCGGCGTCGTTGGTCATGCGACCCGGCGGGGAAATCGCCTTGACTCGGCTGCCAAGGCGGCGTTTGTTAAGGCGGACTTTTTTCGCAACGGGTTGACCGTCAAGGGAATGGTCCGATCTTGTGTTTCCGGAATGCAGGGCGGGATCACGCTCGGACCGCGCCTGCCGTCCAAGGACTGGAATCAATAGCGAGCAAAGGCCGTTGGCAACGTTGAAGACTCAGACGACCATCACGCCGGCCGACCTGTTTGACAAGTGCCGGCAGTTCACCACCGCCCGGGAAGTCATGGCGATGGGGATTTACCCGTATTTCCGCGTCATCTCCTCCGCGCCGGGGACCGTGGTCACGGTCGACGGCAAGGAATTGCTGATGATCGGCTCCAACAACTACCTGGGACTGACCAATCATCCCAAGGTGGTGGAGGCGGCCGCCGAGGCGGCGCGCAAGTTCGGGTCGGGATGCACCGGGTCGCGCTTCCTCAATGGCACGCTGGATTTGCATGTCGAGCTGGAGCACCGGCTGGCGAAATTCATGAAGCGGCCGGCGGCGCTGGTCTTCTCGACCGGCTTCCAGACCAATCTCGGTACCATCTCCTGCCTGGTCGGACGCAACGACACGATTTACGCGGACCGATCCAATCACGCGTCGCTGGTGGACGGGTGCCGTTTGTCGTTCGGACGGACGGTCAAGTTTGCGCACAACGACATGGCCGATCTGGAGCGGGTGCTGACCAACACGGTCAACGGCGGCGGACGGCTGATCGTGGTCGACGGCGTCTTTTCGATGGAAGGCGACATCGTCAAACTGCCCGACGTGATCCGTCTGGCCCGCGCGCACGGAGCGCGGGTGATGGTCGATGACGCGCATTCGATCGGCGTTCTGGGCGAGGGCGGCCGCGGCACGGCCGAGCATTTCGGCCTGATCGACGAAACCGACATCGTGATGGGGACATTCTCAAAGTCGTTTGCGTCGCTGGGCGGCTTCATCGCGGCCGAAGAGGATGTCATCCACTACATCAAGCACTTCTCGCGCGAACTCATCTTTTCGGCCTCGATGCCGCCGGCCTCGGTGGCCTCCTGCATAGCCGCGCTCGACATCATCGAAAGCGAACCGGAACGCCGGACGCGTTTGTGGGAGATCACCCACCGCATGCACCGCGAGTTCCGGCAACTGGGCTTCGACATTGGCACGACCGAGACGCCGATCATTCCGATCCTGGTGGGCGACGACATTCTCACCTTTCGATTCTGGCGCGAACTGACCGACGCCGGGCTGTTCACCAATCCGGTGGTCTCCCCTGCCGTGCCGCCCGGGCAGGCACTGATCCGCACATCGTACACCGCCACGCATACCGACGAACAACTCGATTTCGTGCTCGAGACATTCGCGAAGATCGGGCGGAAGTTGGGCGTAATCTCGTAATCGCGGCTGCGTCAGCTGCGTCAGGTTGCGTCAGGGGCTGACGCAGCGGCATTCTGCTGACGTCTAACGACTTCCACTGAATTGTCCAATATTAGACTGCGTCAGGTGACGCAGCGGCGCCTGAAATCCGACTCCGAACCGGACTTGTCCGCGCCTCTAACTCATTGTCCCATAATAGACCGTAAAAACAGGAATGAAGGCGATGTGATTGGCACGCGCTTAGATGCAAGGAGTCTCCTGGGCGCATGGGATGCGCCGGAGAGCCGTGGATGGAGACCCCGCTTGGACTAACCGGGAGCCGTCGCCTGATTGCACTCGCCTTGGCGGTGCTCTCGTGGCTGTGCGTTGCTGGATGCCCTGATTTCACCCTAGAGCGGTTCTGGGATTGCATCAGGGGTGTCATTCCGACTGTACCAC
This genomic interval carries:
- a CDS encoding NAD-dependent epimerase/dehydratase family protein, with the protein product MTNDAAPIVFLTGANGFVGSHLTRALIDRGFRVRVLIRPKADRSRLAGLELEWITGDLDDRLALRRGAEGAQYVIHNAGLVRAPSPEAYHHANCVGTIKLLDAVEEVAPGLKRFIYISSQAAGGPSPSDRARTEEDPPAPHTPYGESKLAGENAVMARADHLPVTAIRPPSVYGPEDTAILAIFQTVGWHIKPVFGPQPQRIAIVHVQDLVHGALLALDNDRANGQVFYIAEDRSYELAELMELIRQALGTWAIPIKIPKPILMTIAGAADYIGKAFGFVPRLNRAKARDFLIRNWTCSTEKARRLLGYHSQIPFADGAKQTAQWYRERGWL
- a CDS encoding aminotransferase class I/II-fold pyridoxal phosphate-dependent enzyme, which encodes MAMGIYPYFRVISSAPGTVVTVDGKELLMIGSNNYLGLTNHPKVVEAAAEAARKFGSGCTGSRFLNGTLDLHVELEHRLAKFMKRPAALVFSTGFQTNLGTISCLVGRNDTIYADRSNHASLVDGCRLSFGRTVKFAHNDMADLERVLTNTVNGGGRLIVVDGVFSMEGDIVKLPDVIRLARAHGARVMVDDAHSIGVLGEGGRGTAEHFGLIDETDIVMGTFSKSFASLGGFIAAEEDVIHYIKHFSRELIFSASMPPASVASCIAALDIIESEPERRTRLWEITHRMHREFRQLGFDIGTTETPIIPILVGDDILTFRFWRELTDAGLFTNPVVSPAVPPGQALIRTSYTATHTDEQLDFVLETFAKIGRKLGVIS